The following proteins are encoded in a genomic region of Gossypium hirsutum isolate 1008001.06 chromosome D05, Gossypium_hirsutum_v2.1, whole genome shotgun sequence:
- the LOC107914072 gene encoding NAC domain-containing protein 17 isoform X3 has translation MTVAAKAATTGSCFGEDQVWPPGFRFHPTDEELVLYYLKRKICGRKLKLDIIRETDVYKWDPEELPAKSILKSGDRQWFFFSPRDRKYPNAARSNRATGHGYWKATGKDRTVTCNSRTVGVKKTLVFYRGRAPIGERTDWVMHEYTLDEEELKRCQNVKDYYALYKLYKKSGPGPKNGEQYGAPFKEEEWADEEYASKAVDVITPVKQPNEAFPDDVEKAKNQIQSPLNDIEEFMRQFAAEPALPQPQAHFDNILPRLAGEEEIQSTLLDTSPRDVLLPKPVEVVHDHASFELSQSPTSRLQLQEAPEDASVSDQFEQIPQICEEDFLEIDDLTSNVEKPVENGLQFNDWDGLGEFDLYHDAAMFLQDIGPIEQGIVPFSYTENMINQLQLQSNAFGNNQQVQSQLNTIGDNQPQLNAFEDGILNQVGYQFHSSANNMMDQQLLPNSTVDQVDYHLPFQSFGNEMERQLQMDQINGSIWINDQSGDVFTPSGSNLGNASSSSGLVYNGNNQDEGDKNGEGASRFSTAMWSFVDSIPTTPASASESPSVNRAFERMSSFSRLRMNVRNTNALIVNGGTTARRRSRSKGFFFFSILGALCAILWFLIGMVRVVRSSISS, from the exons ATGACAGTGGCGGCGAAAGCTGCGACGACTGGTTCATGTTTTGGCGAGGATCAAGTGTGGCCACCGGGGTTTAGGTTTCACCCAACTGACGAAGAGCTGGTTCTTTATTATTTAAAGAGAAAGATCTGTGGAAGAAAGCTCAAGCTTGATATCATAAGGGAAACTGATGTTTACAAGTGGGATCCTGAGGAGTTGCCTG CAAAATCAATACTGAAGTCTGGAGATAGACAATGGTTCTTCTTCAGTCCAAGAGACAGGAAATATCCTAATGCAGCAAGGTCAAACAGGGCAACTGGTCACGGGTATTGGAAGGCAACAGGAAAGGATCGTACTGTTACCTGTAATTCTCGGACAGTTGGAGTCAAGAAAACGTTGGTTTTCTACAGAGGGCGTGCACCTATTGGTGAGCGAACTGATTGGGTGATGCATGAGTATACCCTTGATGAAGAGGAGCTCAAGAGATGCCAGAATGTAAAG GACTATTATGCTCTTTATAAGTTGTACAAAAAAAGTGGACCTGGCCCTAAAAACGGAGAGCAGTATGGGGCACCATTTAAAGAGGAAGAATGGGCTGATGAGGAATATGCTAGTAAAGCGGTAGATGTAATCACCCCTGTCAAACAACCAAATGAGGCCTTTCCTGATGACGTCGAAAAAGCTAAAAATCAAATTCAATCGCCATTGAATGATATTGAAGAGTTTATGAGGCAATTCGCTGCTGAGCCTGCACTTCCCCAGCCACAAGCTCATTTTGACAATATATTGCCTCGGCTTGCTGGTGAAGAAGAGATACAAAGTACTTTGCTGGACACATCTCCAAGGGATGTACTCCTTCCTAAGCCAGTTGAGGTTGTACATGACCATGCAAGCTTTGAACTCTCCCAGTCACCTACATCTCGTTTGCAGTTGCAAGAGGCACCTGAGGACGCATCTGTTTCTGATCAATTTGAACAAATTCCACAAATATGTGAAGAGGACTTCCTGGAAATTGATGATCTCACCTCCAATGTTGAGAAACCTGTGGAGAATGGGCTGCAGTTCAATGACTGGGATGGACTGGGAGAATTTGATCTCTACCATGATGCTGCAATGTTTCTACAGGACATTGGACCTATTGAACAAGGAATAGTTCCATTCTCATATACTGAAAATATGATAAATCAG TTGCAGCTTCAATCGAATGCCTTTGGGAATAATCAACAGGTGCAGTCTCAATTGAATACAATCGGTGATAATCAGCCTCAATTGAATGCCTTCGAGGATGGTATATTAAATCAGGTCGGTTATCAATTTCATTCCTCTGCAAATAACATGATGGATCAGCAATTGTTACCCAATTCAACTGTGGATCAGGTGGATTACCATTTGCCATTCCAATCTTTTGGAAACGAGATGGAGCGACAGCTCCAAATGGATCAGATCAATGGTTCAATTTGGATAAATGATCAGAGTGGTGATGTCTTTACTCCATCAGGATCGAATCTTGGGAATGCCTCTTCAAGTTCAG GTTTGGTGTACAATGGTAATAATCAAGATGAGGGTGACAAAAACGGCGAGGGTGCAAGCCGATTTTCTACTGCAATGTGGTCATTTGTGGATTCAATACCTACTACTCCTGCTTCTGCATCTGAGAGTCCTTCGGTAAACCGAGCCTTTGAGCGAATGTCTAGCTTCAGTAGGTTGAGAATGAATGTTAGAAACACCAATGCGTTGATAGTCAATGGTGGCACAACTGCTCGGAGGAGAAGCAGGAGTAAggggttctttttcttttctattttaggTGCATTGTGTGCCATATTATGGTTTCTGATAGGGATGGTTAGGGTCGTAAGGAGTTCGATCTCCTCGTGA
- the LOC107914072 gene encoding NAC domain-containing protein 17 isoform X2, with the protein MTVAAKAATTGSCFGEDQVWPPGFRFHPTDEELVLYYLKRKICGRKLKLDIIRETDVYKWDPEELPAKSILKSGDRQWFFFSPRDRKYPNAARSNRATGHGYWKATGKDRTVTCNSRTVGVKKTLVFYRGRAPIGERTDWVMHEYTLDEEELKRCQNVKDYYALYKLYKKSGPGPKNGEQYGAPFKEEEWADEEYASKAVDVITPVKQPNEAFPDDVEKAKNQIQSPLNDIEEFMRQFAAEPALPQPQAHFDNILPRLAGEEEIQSTLLDTSPRDVLLPKPVEVVHDHASFELSQSPTSRLQLQEAPEDASVSDQFEQIPQICEEDFLEIDDLTSNVEKPVENGLQFNDWDGLGEFDLYHDAAMFLQDIGPIEQGIVPFSYTENMINQVSYPLEPQLQHQSNTNHMDQELQFQLNGTGVDEQLQLQSNAFGNNQQVQSQLNTIGDNQPQLNAFEDGILNQVDYHLPFQSFGNEMERQLQMDQINGSIWINDQSGDVFTPSGSNLGNASSSSGLVYNGNNQDEGDKNGEGASRFSTAMWSFVDSIPTTPASASESPSVNRAFERMSSFSRLRMNVRNTNALIVNGGTTARRRSRSKGFFFFSILGALCAILWFLIGMVRVVRSSISS; encoded by the exons ATGACAGTGGCGGCGAAAGCTGCGACGACTGGTTCATGTTTTGGCGAGGATCAAGTGTGGCCACCGGGGTTTAGGTTTCACCCAACTGACGAAGAGCTGGTTCTTTATTATTTAAAGAGAAAGATCTGTGGAAGAAAGCTCAAGCTTGATATCATAAGGGAAACTGATGTTTACAAGTGGGATCCTGAGGAGTTGCCTG CAAAATCAATACTGAAGTCTGGAGATAGACAATGGTTCTTCTTCAGTCCAAGAGACAGGAAATATCCTAATGCAGCAAGGTCAAACAGGGCAACTGGTCACGGGTATTGGAAGGCAACAGGAAAGGATCGTACTGTTACCTGTAATTCTCGGACAGTTGGAGTCAAGAAAACGTTGGTTTTCTACAGAGGGCGTGCACCTATTGGTGAGCGAACTGATTGGGTGATGCATGAGTATACCCTTGATGAAGAGGAGCTCAAGAGATGCCAGAATGTAAAG GACTATTATGCTCTTTATAAGTTGTACAAAAAAAGTGGACCTGGCCCTAAAAACGGAGAGCAGTATGGGGCACCATTTAAAGAGGAAGAATGGGCTGATGAGGAATATGCTAGTAAAGCGGTAGATGTAATCACCCCTGTCAAACAACCAAATGAGGCCTTTCCTGATGACGTCGAAAAAGCTAAAAATCAAATTCAATCGCCATTGAATGATATTGAAGAGTTTATGAGGCAATTCGCTGCTGAGCCTGCACTTCCCCAGCCACAAGCTCATTTTGACAATATATTGCCTCGGCTTGCTGGTGAAGAAGAGATACAAAGTACTTTGCTGGACACATCTCCAAGGGATGTACTCCTTCCTAAGCCAGTTGAGGTTGTACATGACCATGCAAGCTTTGAACTCTCCCAGTCACCTACATCTCGTTTGCAGTTGCAAGAGGCACCTGAGGACGCATCTGTTTCTGATCAATTTGAACAAATTCCACAAATATGTGAAGAGGACTTCCTGGAAATTGATGATCTCACCTCCAATGTTGAGAAACCTGTGGAGAATGGGCTGCAGTTCAATGACTGGGATGGACTGGGAGAATTTGATCTCTACCATGATGCTGCAATGTTTCTACAGGACATTGGACCTATTGAACAAGGAATAGTTCCATTCTCATATACTGAAAATATGATAAATCAGGTAAGTTACCCATTGGAACCGCAATTGCAACACCAATCAAATACCAATCATATGGATCAAGAACTACAGTTCCAATTGAATGGCACTGGTGTTGATGAGCAGTTGCAGCTTCAATCGAATGCCTTTGGGAATAATCAACAGGTGCAGTCTCAATTGAATACAATCGGTGATAATCAGCCTCAATTGAATGCCTTCGAGGATGGTATATTAAATCAG GTGGATTACCATTTGCCATTCCAATCTTTTGGAAACGAGATGGAGCGACAGCTCCAAATGGATCAGATCAATGGTTCAATTTGGATAAATGATCAGAGTGGTGATGTCTTTACTCCATCAGGATCGAATCTTGGGAATGCCTCTTCAAGTTCAG GTTTGGTGTACAATGGTAATAATCAAGATGAGGGTGACAAAAACGGCGAGGGTGCAAGCCGATTTTCTACTGCAATGTGGTCATTTGTGGATTCAATACCTACTACTCCTGCTTCTGCATCTGAGAGTCCTTCGGTAAACCGAGCCTTTGAGCGAATGTCTAGCTTCAGTAGGTTGAGAATGAATGTTAGAAACACCAATGCGTTGATAGTCAATGGTGGCACAACTGCTCGGAGGAGAAGCAGGAGTAAggggttctttttcttttctattttaggTGCATTGTGTGCCATATTATGGTTTCTGATAGGGATGGTTAGGGTCGTAAGGAGTTCGATCTCCTCGTGA
- the LOC107914072 gene encoding NAC domain-containing protein 17 isoform X4 — protein sequence MTVAAKAATTGSCFGEDQVWPPGFRFHPTDEELVLYYLKRKICGRKLKLDIIRETDVYKWDPEELPAKSILKSGDRQWFFFSPRDRKYPNAARSNRATGHGYWKATGKDRTVTCNSRTVGVKKTLVFYRGRAPIGERTDWVMHEYTLDEEELKRCQNVKDYYALYKLYKKSGPGPKNGEQYGAPFKEEEWADEEYASKAVDVITPVKQPNEAFPDDVEKAKNQIQSPLNDIEEFMRQFAAEPALPQPQAHFDNILPRLAGEEEIQSTLLDTSPRDVLLPKPVEVVHDHASFELSQSPTSRLQLQEAPEDASVSDQFEQIPQICEEDFLEIDDLTSNVEKPVENGLQFNDWDGLGEFDLYHDAAMFLQDIGPIEQGIVPFSYTENMINQLQLQSNAFGNNQQVQSQLNTIGDNQPQLNAFEDGILNQVDYHLPFQSFGNEMERQLQMDQINGSIWINDQSGDVFTPSGSNLGNASSSSGLVYNGNNQDEGDKNGEGASRFSTAMWSFVDSIPTTPASASESPSVNRAFERMSSFSRLRMNVRNTNALIVNGGTTARRRSRSKGFFFFSILGALCAILWFLIGMVRVVRSSISS from the exons ATGACAGTGGCGGCGAAAGCTGCGACGACTGGTTCATGTTTTGGCGAGGATCAAGTGTGGCCACCGGGGTTTAGGTTTCACCCAACTGACGAAGAGCTGGTTCTTTATTATTTAAAGAGAAAGATCTGTGGAAGAAAGCTCAAGCTTGATATCATAAGGGAAACTGATGTTTACAAGTGGGATCCTGAGGAGTTGCCTG CAAAATCAATACTGAAGTCTGGAGATAGACAATGGTTCTTCTTCAGTCCAAGAGACAGGAAATATCCTAATGCAGCAAGGTCAAACAGGGCAACTGGTCACGGGTATTGGAAGGCAACAGGAAAGGATCGTACTGTTACCTGTAATTCTCGGACAGTTGGAGTCAAGAAAACGTTGGTTTTCTACAGAGGGCGTGCACCTATTGGTGAGCGAACTGATTGGGTGATGCATGAGTATACCCTTGATGAAGAGGAGCTCAAGAGATGCCAGAATGTAAAG GACTATTATGCTCTTTATAAGTTGTACAAAAAAAGTGGACCTGGCCCTAAAAACGGAGAGCAGTATGGGGCACCATTTAAAGAGGAAGAATGGGCTGATGAGGAATATGCTAGTAAAGCGGTAGATGTAATCACCCCTGTCAAACAACCAAATGAGGCCTTTCCTGATGACGTCGAAAAAGCTAAAAATCAAATTCAATCGCCATTGAATGATATTGAAGAGTTTATGAGGCAATTCGCTGCTGAGCCTGCACTTCCCCAGCCACAAGCTCATTTTGACAATATATTGCCTCGGCTTGCTGGTGAAGAAGAGATACAAAGTACTTTGCTGGACACATCTCCAAGGGATGTACTCCTTCCTAAGCCAGTTGAGGTTGTACATGACCATGCAAGCTTTGAACTCTCCCAGTCACCTACATCTCGTTTGCAGTTGCAAGAGGCACCTGAGGACGCATCTGTTTCTGATCAATTTGAACAAATTCCACAAATATGTGAAGAGGACTTCCTGGAAATTGATGATCTCACCTCCAATGTTGAGAAACCTGTGGAGAATGGGCTGCAGTTCAATGACTGGGATGGACTGGGAGAATTTGATCTCTACCATGATGCTGCAATGTTTCTACAGGACATTGGACCTATTGAACAAGGAATAGTTCCATTCTCATATACTGAAAATATGATAAATCAG TTGCAGCTTCAATCGAATGCCTTTGGGAATAATCAACAGGTGCAGTCTCAATTGAATACAATCGGTGATAATCAGCCTCAATTGAATGCCTTCGAGGATGGTATATTAAATCAG GTGGATTACCATTTGCCATTCCAATCTTTTGGAAACGAGATGGAGCGACAGCTCCAAATGGATCAGATCAATGGTTCAATTTGGATAAATGATCAGAGTGGTGATGTCTTTACTCCATCAGGATCGAATCTTGGGAATGCCTCTTCAAGTTCAG GTTTGGTGTACAATGGTAATAATCAAGATGAGGGTGACAAAAACGGCGAGGGTGCAAGCCGATTTTCTACTGCAATGTGGTCATTTGTGGATTCAATACCTACTACTCCTGCTTCTGCATCTGAGAGTCCTTCGGTAAACCGAGCCTTTGAGCGAATGTCTAGCTTCAGTAGGTTGAGAATGAATGTTAGAAACACCAATGCGTTGATAGTCAATGGTGGCACAACTGCTCGGAGGAGAAGCAGGAGTAAggggttctttttcttttctattttaggTGCATTGTGTGCCATATTATGGTTTCTGATAGGGATGGTTAGGGTCGTAAGGAGTTCGATCTCCTCGTGA
- the LOC107914072 gene encoding NAC domain-containing protein 17 isoform X1: protein MTVAAKAATTGSCFGEDQVWPPGFRFHPTDEELVLYYLKRKICGRKLKLDIIRETDVYKWDPEELPAKSILKSGDRQWFFFSPRDRKYPNAARSNRATGHGYWKATGKDRTVTCNSRTVGVKKTLVFYRGRAPIGERTDWVMHEYTLDEEELKRCQNVKDYYALYKLYKKSGPGPKNGEQYGAPFKEEEWADEEYASKAVDVITPVKQPNEAFPDDVEKAKNQIQSPLNDIEEFMRQFAAEPALPQPQAHFDNILPRLAGEEEIQSTLLDTSPRDVLLPKPVEVVHDHASFELSQSPTSRLQLQEAPEDASVSDQFEQIPQICEEDFLEIDDLTSNVEKPVENGLQFNDWDGLGEFDLYHDAAMFLQDIGPIEQGIVPFSYTENMINQVSYPLEPQLQHQSNTNHMDQELQFQLNGTGVDEQLQLQSNAFGNNQQVQSQLNTIGDNQPQLNAFEDGILNQVGYQFHSSANNMMDQQLLPNSTVDQVDYHLPFQSFGNEMERQLQMDQINGSIWINDQSGDVFTPSGSNLGNASSSSGLVYNGNNQDEGDKNGEGASRFSTAMWSFVDSIPTTPASASESPSVNRAFERMSSFSRLRMNVRNTNALIVNGGTTARRRSRSKGFFFFSILGALCAILWFLIGMVRVVRSSISS, encoded by the exons ATGACAGTGGCGGCGAAAGCTGCGACGACTGGTTCATGTTTTGGCGAGGATCAAGTGTGGCCACCGGGGTTTAGGTTTCACCCAACTGACGAAGAGCTGGTTCTTTATTATTTAAAGAGAAAGATCTGTGGAAGAAAGCTCAAGCTTGATATCATAAGGGAAACTGATGTTTACAAGTGGGATCCTGAGGAGTTGCCTG CAAAATCAATACTGAAGTCTGGAGATAGACAATGGTTCTTCTTCAGTCCAAGAGACAGGAAATATCCTAATGCAGCAAGGTCAAACAGGGCAACTGGTCACGGGTATTGGAAGGCAACAGGAAAGGATCGTACTGTTACCTGTAATTCTCGGACAGTTGGAGTCAAGAAAACGTTGGTTTTCTACAGAGGGCGTGCACCTATTGGTGAGCGAACTGATTGGGTGATGCATGAGTATACCCTTGATGAAGAGGAGCTCAAGAGATGCCAGAATGTAAAG GACTATTATGCTCTTTATAAGTTGTACAAAAAAAGTGGACCTGGCCCTAAAAACGGAGAGCAGTATGGGGCACCATTTAAAGAGGAAGAATGGGCTGATGAGGAATATGCTAGTAAAGCGGTAGATGTAATCACCCCTGTCAAACAACCAAATGAGGCCTTTCCTGATGACGTCGAAAAAGCTAAAAATCAAATTCAATCGCCATTGAATGATATTGAAGAGTTTATGAGGCAATTCGCTGCTGAGCCTGCACTTCCCCAGCCACAAGCTCATTTTGACAATATATTGCCTCGGCTTGCTGGTGAAGAAGAGATACAAAGTACTTTGCTGGACACATCTCCAAGGGATGTACTCCTTCCTAAGCCAGTTGAGGTTGTACATGACCATGCAAGCTTTGAACTCTCCCAGTCACCTACATCTCGTTTGCAGTTGCAAGAGGCACCTGAGGACGCATCTGTTTCTGATCAATTTGAACAAATTCCACAAATATGTGAAGAGGACTTCCTGGAAATTGATGATCTCACCTCCAATGTTGAGAAACCTGTGGAGAATGGGCTGCAGTTCAATGACTGGGATGGACTGGGAGAATTTGATCTCTACCATGATGCTGCAATGTTTCTACAGGACATTGGACCTATTGAACAAGGAATAGTTCCATTCTCATATACTGAAAATATGATAAATCAGGTAAGTTACCCATTGGAACCGCAATTGCAACACCAATCAAATACCAATCATATGGATCAAGAACTACAGTTCCAATTGAATGGCACTGGTGTTGATGAGCAGTTGCAGCTTCAATCGAATGCCTTTGGGAATAATCAACAGGTGCAGTCTCAATTGAATACAATCGGTGATAATCAGCCTCAATTGAATGCCTTCGAGGATGGTATATTAAATCAGGTCGGTTATCAATTTCATTCCTCTGCAAATAACATGATGGATCAGCAATTGTTACCCAATTCAACTGTGGATCAGGTGGATTACCATTTGCCATTCCAATCTTTTGGAAACGAGATGGAGCGACAGCTCCAAATGGATCAGATCAATGGTTCAATTTGGATAAATGATCAGAGTGGTGATGTCTTTACTCCATCAGGATCGAATCTTGGGAATGCCTCTTCAAGTTCAG GTTTGGTGTACAATGGTAATAATCAAGATGAGGGTGACAAAAACGGCGAGGGTGCAAGCCGATTTTCTACTGCAATGTGGTCATTTGTGGATTCAATACCTACTACTCCTGCTTCTGCATCTGAGAGTCCTTCGGTAAACCGAGCCTTTGAGCGAATGTCTAGCTTCAGTAGGTTGAGAATGAATGTTAGAAACACCAATGCGTTGATAGTCAATGGTGGCACAACTGCTCGGAGGAGAAGCAGGAGTAAggggttctttttcttttctattttaggTGCATTGTGTGCCATATTATGGTTTCTGATAGGGATGGTTAGGGTCGTAAGGAGTTCGATCTCCTCGTGA